The following proteins are co-located in the Parafannyhessea umbonata genome:
- a CDS encoding deoxyguanosinetriphosphate triphosphohydrolase family protein has product MPTQETPDARVNRMAPGMPMQVSAQVAEQVRALAATGGLSPFACKNSAVIRRDVTQRDLDTCVRPAFVRDAEKIVHTPAYNRLNGKTQVFSFRQNDDLTRRGLHEQLVGRVARDIGRALGLNLDLIEAISLGHDLGHTPFGHAGERFLHDVYHERTGRWFRHNVQSVRVLDVLEGRNVSLQTLDGVICHNGEFERQRFETSGLNDFDTFDRVVEGCWESGDKAIAHLRPMTLEGCVMRISDIIAYVGKDRQDAIRAGLVGEKDFEDGLGGAYNAWALSAFVTDVVESSIGKPYVAMSEEGFAELSRAKRENYQKIYGSAEVNGDFAGPVRELFSALYEHELNALAAGDESAAIFAHHILPLGRRLSYYGRRYDWEADPDQCVVDFISAMTDDYFVATCEALFPKAREIFPSRSYFDGVRA; this is encoded by the coding sequence CAACACAGGAAACGCCAGACGCAAGGGTCAACCGCATGGCGCCAGGCATGCCCATGCAGGTCTCGGCCCAGGTGGCAGAGCAGGTCCGCGCGCTTGCGGCCACAGGCGGGCTCAGTCCGTTCGCCTGCAAGAACTCCGCCGTCATCAGGCGCGACGTCACCCAGCGCGATCTCGACACCTGCGTTCGTCCCGCCTTCGTGCGCGACGCAGAGAAGATCGTGCACACCCCCGCGTACAACCGCCTCAACGGCAAGACGCAGGTGTTCTCGTTCCGCCAGAACGACGACCTCACGCGCCGTGGCCTCCACGAGCAGCTCGTCGGCCGCGTCGCGCGCGACATCGGCCGCGCCCTCGGGCTCAACCTCGACCTCATAGAGGCCATCTCGCTCGGGCACGACCTCGGCCACACGCCGTTCGGACATGCGGGCGAGCGCTTCCTGCACGACGTCTACCACGAGCGCACCGGCAGGTGGTTCCGCCACAACGTGCAGAGCGTGCGCGTGCTCGACGTGCTGGAGGGCCGCAACGTGTCGCTCCAGACGCTCGACGGCGTCATCTGCCACAACGGCGAGTTCGAGCGCCAGCGCTTCGAGACGAGCGGCCTGAATGACTTCGACACGTTCGACCGCGTGGTCGAGGGCTGCTGGGAGTCCGGCGACAAGGCCATCGCCCACCTGCGCCCCATGACGCTCGAGGGCTGCGTCATGCGGATTTCTGACATCATCGCCTACGTGGGGAAGGACCGCCAGGACGCCATCCGCGCGGGTCTCGTGGGCGAGAAGGACTTCGAGGACGGGCTCGGCGGCGCCTACAACGCGTGGGCGCTCTCCGCGTTCGTGACGGACGTGGTGGAGAGCAGCATCGGCAAGCCGTACGTCGCCATGAGCGAGGAGGGGTTCGCGGAGCTTTCGCGCGCAAAGCGCGAGAACTACCAGAAGATCTATGGCTCCGCCGAGGTCAACGGCGACTTTGCGGGCCCGGTTCGCGAGCTCTTCTCCGCGCTGTACGAGCACGAGCTGAACGCGCTCGCGGCCGGGGACGAGTCCGCCGCCATCTTCGCCCACCACATCCTGCCGCTCGGTCGCAGGCTGTCCTACTATGGGCGCCGCTACGACTGGGAGGCGGACCCGGACCAGTGCGTCGTCGACTTCATCAGCGCCATGACGGACGACTACTTCGTCGCCACGTGCGAGGCGTTGTTCCCCAAGGCGCGCGAAATCTTCCCCAGCCGCAGCTACTTCGACGGCGTCAGGGCGTAG